A window of Ictidomys tridecemlineatus isolate mIctTri1 chromosome 1, mIctTri1.hap1, whole genome shotgun sequence contains these coding sequences:
- the Tspan14 gene encoding tetraspanin-14: MHYYRYSNAEVSCWYKYLLFSYNIVFWLAGVVFLGVGLWAWSEKGVLSDLTKVTRLHGIDPVVLVLMVGVVMFTLGFAGCVGALRENICLLKFFCGAIVLIFFLELAVAVLAFLFQDWVRDRFREFFESNIRSYRDDIDLQNLIDSLQKANQCCGAYGPEDWDLNVYFNCSGASYSREKCGVPFSCCVPDPAQKVVNTQCGYDVRIQLKSKWDEFIFTKGCIQALEGWLPRNIYIVAGVFIAISLLQIFGIFLARTLISDIEAVKAGHYF, translated from the exons ATGCACTATTACAGATACTCGAATGCCGAGGTCAGCTGCTGGTACAAGTACCTCCTCTTCAGCTACAACATTGTCTTCTGG TTGGCTGGAGTTGTCTTCCTTGGAGTTGGACTCTGGGCATGGAGTGAAAAG GGTGTTCTGTCTGACCTCACCAAAGTGACTCGGCTACATGGAATAGACCCCGTGGTGCTGGTCCTGATGGTGGGCGTGGTGATGTTCACACTGGGGTTCGCTGGCTGTGTGGGGGCCCTACGGGAGAACATCTGCCTGCTCAAGTTT TTCTGTGGTGCCATCGTGCTCATCTTCTTCCTGGAGCTGGCTGTGGCTGTGCTGGCCTTCTTGTTCCAGGACTGGGTAAGGGATCGGTTCCGGGAGTTCTTTGAGAGCAACATCAGATCCTACCGGGACGACATCGACCTGCAGAACCTCATCGACTCCCTTCAGAAAGCT AACCAGTGCTGTGGAGCCTATGGCCCTGAAGACTGGGACCTTAACGTCTATTTCAACTGCAGTGGTGCCAGCTATAGTCGCGAGAAGTGTGGGGTTCCCTTCTCCTGCTGTGTGCCGGATCCTGCG CAAAAAGTTGTGAACACACAGTGTGGATACGATGTCAGGATTCAG CTGAAGAGCAAGTGGGACGAGTTCATCTTCACCAAAGGCTGCATCCAGGCGCTGGAGGGCTGGCTTCCGAGGAACATTTACATCGTGGCTGGTGTTTTTATCGCCATCTCTCTGCTACAG ATATTTGGCATCTTCCTGGCAAGGACCCTGATCTCAGACATCGAGGCGGTGAAGGCCGGCCATTACTTCTGA